A window of the Branchiibius hedensis genome harbors these coding sequences:
- a CDS encoding FUSC family protein, giving the protein MTQPGRLLRDAAQIAPSDGTWRAVIRVAVSVGVPLLVCWATGHIELGLYATFGAFTSLYGRFEGYVERIVMQIQAAVTLVAAMLAGTTLSVLGAPIWVRVVAIAVMATIGAALAGRLGWHPPGALFVVFAGGATASIPSGASAYAHLAIAGGGAALFSLLVTTVLAALRGGLRERYQPADPMSAKRAINQAWLSGATALAGGSLTAALGHGRWYWGAVAGVAVAGGSHVEIRLRRGLQRFVGTLGGVVVAAFLLWLHPSPLVAILIAIACQVGAELFVARNYAIAMLFVTPLALLMVELAAPTDPRSLLTERALDTALGVLAAAVVVVIYDRRQQA; this is encoded by the coding sequence GTGACCCAACCCGGCCGTTTGCTGCGCGACGCAGCCCAGATCGCGCCCTCGGACGGAACCTGGCGCGCGGTCATCCGAGTCGCGGTGTCGGTGGGCGTGCCGCTGTTGGTGTGCTGGGCCACCGGGCACATCGAGCTGGGGCTCTACGCCACCTTCGGCGCCTTCACCTCGCTCTACGGCCGGTTCGAGGGGTACGTCGAGCGCATCGTCATGCAGATCCAGGCGGCGGTCACGCTGGTGGCAGCGATGCTCGCCGGTACGACGCTCAGCGTGCTGGGTGCCCCGATCTGGGTGCGCGTCGTGGCCATCGCCGTCATGGCGACCATCGGCGCCGCGCTGGCCGGGCGCCTGGGCTGGCACCCACCGGGCGCCTTGTTCGTGGTCTTCGCCGGTGGAGCCACCGCCAGCATTCCTTCGGGCGCAAGTGCCTACGCGCACCTGGCAATCGCCGGTGGCGGCGCGGCCCTGTTCAGCCTGCTGGTCACCACTGTTCTGGCTGCGCTGCGGGGCGGTCTGCGGGAGCGGTACCAACCAGCCGACCCGATGTCCGCCAAACGCGCCATCAACCAGGCGTGGCTCTCCGGTGCGACCGCTCTGGCCGGTGGCAGCCTGACCGCAGCGCTCGGCCACGGCCGCTGGTACTGGGGCGCCGTCGCGGGTGTCGCGGTCGCGGGCGGTTCACACGTCGAAATCCGACTGCGGCGGGGGCTGCAACGATTCGTCGGCACCCTCGGTGGCGTCGTCGTCGCGGCGTTCCTGCTCTGGCTGCATCCGTCGCCGCTGGTGGCGATCCTCATCGCGATCGCCTGCCAGGTCGGCGCTGAGCTCTTCGTGGCGCGCAACTACGCGATCGCGATGCTCTTCGTGACCCCGCTGGCGTTGCTGATGGTGGAGCTGGCCGCACCGACCGATCCGAGATCGTTGTTGACCGAGCGCGCCCTCGACACCGCGCTCGGCGTGCTCGCGGCGGCGGTGGTCGTCGTGATCTACGACCGCCGGCAACAGGCTTAG
- a CDS encoding TetR/AcrR family transcriptional regulator: MNTVGCTDVVVKRADSARRTELAVIDAARALFLDTGYGSTTIKQIAQRAGVSQETVYKRFGSKAAVLKCVYDVTLAGDLEDKPMADRGLRGLAEEPDAAAMLAGYVRFALDFHERVGPLVSLARQAQGTEPDLKDFVRTIDGERRTGAGFFVRACASKGFVSIDPDRAADEVWLLTSFALLGDARSRGWSDDEIVDWIVASLRAEAFA, encoded by the coding sequence ATGAATACAGTAGGCTGCACCGACGTGGTGGTCAAGCGAGCCGATAGCGCGCGGCGTACCGAACTGGCGGTCATCGACGCGGCGCGGGCCCTGTTCCTGGACACCGGGTACGGCTCGACCACGATCAAACAGATCGCCCAGCGCGCGGGAGTCTCCCAGGAGACGGTGTACAAGCGGTTCGGAAGCAAGGCCGCCGTGCTGAAATGCGTCTACGACGTGACGCTCGCCGGCGACCTGGAGGACAAGCCGATGGCTGACCGGGGGTTGCGCGGTCTGGCTGAGGAGCCGGATGCCGCTGCCATGCTCGCGGGCTATGTGCGCTTCGCCCTCGACTTCCACGAGCGGGTGGGGCCGCTGGTCAGTCTCGCCAGGCAGGCTCAGGGAACCGAACCTGACCTCAAGGACTTTGTGCGCACCATCGACGGGGAGCGTCGCACCGGCGCTGGCTTCTTCGTACGGGCCTGTGCCAGCAAGGGATTCGTGTCGATCGATCCCGACCGCGCCGCCGATGAGGTGTGGCTGCTGACGTCATTCGCGCTGCTCGGCGACGCTCGCTCGCGGGGCTGGTCCGATGACGAGATCGTCGACTGGATCGTTGCGTCGCTGCGTGCCGAGGCATTCGCGTAG
- a CDS encoding ester cyclase, whose product MIVEVDRELVSRAVAVMADGQREEFDLLIHPKATNREAVDEPPAARTHGPEAFWASAQWLRSAYSDLVFVQDLVVREADTAVWHGTMSGRHTGDFVTFARDGSVARAFAPTGRTFTVTHTHWMRFQDNQMIEHWANRDDVGMQLQLGWVPPSPAYLLKCSRATSRARRRYA is encoded by the coding sequence ATGATCGTCGAAGTCGACCGTGAGCTGGTCAGCCGGGCAGTAGCCGTGATGGCGGACGGTCAGCGGGAGGAATTCGATCTGCTGATCCATCCCAAGGCGACCAACCGGGAGGCCGTCGATGAGCCGCCGGCCGCCCGAACCCACGGGCCCGAAGCCTTCTGGGCGTCGGCGCAATGGCTCCGCTCGGCGTACAGCGACTTGGTGTTCGTCCAGGATCTGGTGGTTCGAGAGGCGGATACCGCGGTCTGGCACGGAACCATGTCGGGTCGGCACACCGGTGACTTCGTCACGTTCGCCCGCGACGGGTCGGTGGCCCGGGCGTTCGCGCCGACGGGACGCACCTTCACCGTCACCCACACCCACTGGATGCGTTTCCAGGACAACCAGATGATCGAGCACTGGGCCAATCGCGACGACGTGGGAATGCAGCTGCAACTCGGCTGGGTGCCGCCGAGCCCCGCCTACCTGTTGAAGTGCTCGCGGGCGACGAGCCGTGCGCGGCGGCGGTACGCCTAG
- a CDS encoding class I SAM-dependent methyltransferase, whose amino-acid sequence MSAFTGSEQIWSSRLGSLRNVVRQHVIAEQLAGHVHGVATVLDIGCGQGTQAIRLAQRGLTVTGIDPATDLLDQLHEAAATAGVRVRSLMGDLHSLADTLRGESFDLVCAHGLLMYLPDPAAALNDLVARAQSGGLLSFTVRNGDALAYRPGIRGDYSGALASFDNLAYRNELGADARAHTLEQVVGWCADLGLSIESWYGVRVLTDGLPASVSPEDVDLESCLAAEVEAGRRDPYRRFGSMLHFIARATG is encoded by the coding sequence GTGAGTGCCTTCACTGGATCCGAGCAGATCTGGAGCTCCCGGTTGGGCAGTCTGCGCAATGTGGTGCGGCAGCACGTGATCGCTGAGCAACTCGCCGGGCACGTGCACGGTGTCGCCACCGTCCTGGACATCGGCTGTGGTCAGGGCACCCAAGCGATCCGGCTGGCGCAGCGGGGCTTGACCGTGACTGGCATTGACCCGGCGACGGATCTGCTCGACCAACTGCACGAAGCAGCAGCTACCGCGGGCGTGCGGGTACGGAGTCTCATGGGCGACCTCCACTCCCTGGCTGACACCCTGCGCGGCGAGTCCTTCGATCTGGTCTGCGCGCACGGTCTGCTGATGTACCTCCCCGACCCCGCCGCAGCGCTCAACGATCTCGTTGCTCGCGCCCAATCCGGAGGTCTGCTTTCTTTCACCGTCCGCAACGGCGACGCACTCGCCTATCGCCCAGGCATCCGAGGCGACTACTCCGGAGCACTGGCATCGTTCGACAACCTGGCGTACCGCAACGAACTTGGAGCGGACGCCCGTGCGCACACGCTCGAGCAGGTGGTCGGCTGGTGCGCCGACCTCGGCCTGAGCATCGAATCCTGGTACGGCGTTCGGGTACTGACCGACGGACTACCCGCCTCGGTCAGCCCGGAAGACGTCGACCTTGAGTCTTGCCTGGCCGCCGAGGTCGAAGCCGGTCGCCGCGACCCTTACCGCCGGTTCGGTTCGATGCTGCACTTCATCGCCCGAGCAACCGGCTGA
- a CDS encoding EthD family reductase codes for MTSTLYACYSQPEDEQAFDRHYEQVHSKLGLALPGLRAFTGTKPAAGPDGAPPAYYFIAALTFDDDAALSAALSGPEGQAAVDDLANFAGAGVALMTGPTTVYS; via the coding sequence ATGACCAGCACTCTCTACGCCTGCTACAGCCAGCCCGAGGACGAGCAGGCGTTCGACCGCCACTACGAGCAGGTGCACTCCAAGCTGGGGCTGGCGTTGCCCGGCCTGCGGGCCTTCACGGGCACCAAACCGGCGGCGGGTCCGGACGGTGCGCCGCCGGCGTACTACTTCATCGCAGCGCTGACCTTCGACGACGACGCAGCGCTCAGCGCCGCGCTGTCCGGGCCGGAGGGTCAGGCGGCGGTGGACGACCTCGCGAACTTCGCCGGGGCGGGCGTGGCGTTGATGACTGGACCCACCACGGTCTACTCGTAG
- a CDS encoding pyridoxamine 5'-phosphate oxidase family protein has translation MDADQARQRLAAHRHGVLATMHAVRGPDPQPVVYAVAGGVLGVPVDAVKPKSTTRLAREANLAADPRAALLVEHWDPDDWSRLWWVRAHLVHVLKPTTGAVEELADRLAHTFPQYADRPFHRIIVLRVTDVTGWAATDSVYE, from the coding sequence ATGGATGCAGACCAGGCCCGTCAACGGCTGGCGGCACACCGGCACGGCGTGCTCGCCACGATGCACGCCGTACGCGGGCCTGATCCCCAACCGGTGGTGTACGCGGTCGCGGGCGGAGTACTCGGCGTACCTGTTGATGCGGTGAAACCAAAGTCCACGACCCGTCTCGCGCGGGAGGCCAACCTGGCGGCGGACCCGCGTGCAGCGTTACTCGTGGAGCACTGGGACCCCGACGATTGGTCACGCTTGTGGTGGGTAAGGGCTCACCTTGTGCACGTTCTCAAGCCGACCACGGGCGCGGTGGAGGAACTTGCGGATCGACTCGCCCACACCTTCCCGCAGTACGCCGACCGACCGTTCCATCGCATCATCGTCCTTCGCGTGACGGACGTAACCGGTTGGGCCGCAACAGATTCCGTCTACGAGTAG
- a CDS encoding AfsR/SARP family transcriptional regulator: MDELYLLGGVRLTSPGSPSQLPLGGAQQQGLLAMLALASPRALTVSQLIDGLWGSSPPRSARNAIQVRINGLRKSLAPTGLEIETIAGGYALRGQVVIDTARVRTLLERGRAEFQAGRPGRAAAAYREATELCRGALCSGLEDHFAFLPAAVAEFDARRVDALLGSASAELANGSPEAAAASAAAVLQERPYDETAWSVHLQALYHQGRQVEALEGCRRLRRILSEELGIDPGRAIRSLEQDILNHSLPPVLPEPMDQSSPSEAGAALPELPNPFVGREALVERVARTIADGARLVTLVGMGGMGKSVVAAAVGRRLAEQGIRVAYGTIPSEIDDRSALFVACQSAGLPANNDPALTLASFDGLVILDGVRAGPIIAALIGAALGQPGHLRLLVTSREALAIPAEYAIRVEPLRRVEDSAQLFIASAQRRGAELDPARDGAAIAEICARLDGIPLGIELAGARTRVMSPTQFAERLRRGEASVLGARRGGVSAAGTADLKRVVEDAIAPVLGTHGEVVLQLLASCSGGLSLDLLERLAEGRDLLLEESLSTLLDRGLCQHDDDGRLRLSGPVAEFARGLGHSHDADSALAEATAQLAESLVDQLQSSSAGLAIERLEGDSAALDVAMQRAFELGDTKTVTRLTTSLHRYWLMTGRLVPASRALARCVELTSGAKSAWFQLLQGTFAGYRHQPEAFELLAGALQTAQDLRLPPDRVHVNAWCTYSALAAESEAIETALCAADQARELAALSGSPELISLARDLAAFVRGKSGDTQVALDLRLECLAELRTSGTAYDLAAVLVNAADDLAQLGRPAEGLAFADEALVVMPPGATRLATAGLLGRGQAQALLRDTAAAEGTCLAMLAGIDDPNRDPVALADGLTILAACLAMRGDDQRAARASAAATTWYAENDVSPERVAAPLRAELASCAERLASSHATYGALGATDPEATVRRLLGTM, translated from the coding sequence GTGGACGAGCTCTATCTGCTCGGTGGTGTGCGCCTGACCAGCCCGGGATCCCCGTCGCAGCTGCCGTTGGGCGGTGCGCAGCAACAGGGTTTGCTCGCCATGCTCGCGCTCGCGAGCCCGCGTGCCCTGACCGTGAGCCAGCTGATCGACGGATTGTGGGGGAGCTCGCCACCGCGCAGCGCCCGCAACGCGATCCAGGTGCGGATCAACGGGCTTCGTAAGTCGCTGGCGCCAACCGGTTTGGAGATCGAAACCATCGCGGGTGGCTATGCGCTCAGAGGCCAGGTGGTCATCGACACCGCTCGGGTGCGCACCCTGCTGGAGCGTGGCCGAGCGGAATTCCAGGCCGGCCGGCCCGGTCGGGCGGCAGCGGCGTACCGGGAGGCCACCGAACTGTGCCGTGGCGCGTTGTGCTCGGGTCTGGAGGATCATTTCGCGTTCCTGCCGGCTGCAGTGGCCGAGTTCGATGCACGGCGTGTCGACGCCCTGTTGGGCTCGGCGAGTGCCGAGTTGGCCAACGGGTCACCGGAAGCTGCCGCTGCGAGCGCTGCGGCTGTCCTGCAGGAGCGCCCGTATGACGAAACCGCGTGGTCGGTCCATCTGCAGGCCCTCTACCACCAGGGACGGCAGGTTGAGGCACTCGAGGGCTGCCGGCGCCTGCGCCGGATCCTGTCTGAGGAACTTGGAATCGACCCGGGACGCGCCATCCGCAGTCTGGAGCAGGACATCCTGAACCACTCGTTGCCTCCGGTCCTTCCGGAGCCGATGGACCAATCGAGTCCTTCCGAAGCGGGCGCCGCCCTGCCCGAACTTCCTAACCCGTTCGTGGGGCGGGAGGCTCTTGTGGAGCGGGTCGCGCGGACCATCGCTGACGGTGCCCGGCTGGTGACGCTGGTGGGGATGGGCGGGATGGGCAAGAGTGTCGTGGCGGCCGCGGTTGGCCGTCGCCTGGCGGAGCAAGGCATCAGAGTCGCGTACGGCACGATCCCCAGTGAGATCGACGACCGATCAGCGCTGTTCGTTGCTTGCCAGAGCGCTGGGCTCCCAGCGAACAACGACCCGGCGCTTACGCTGGCGAGCTTCGACGGACTGGTCATTCTCGACGGCGTGCGGGCCGGCCCGATTATTGCGGCGCTGATCGGCGCCGCACTCGGGCAGCCCGGGCATCTGCGGCTACTGGTAACCAGCCGCGAGGCGCTCGCCATACCGGCCGAGTACGCCATCAGGGTTGAGCCGTTGCGCCGGGTTGAAGATAGTGCGCAACTGTTCATCGCTTCAGCTCAGCGCCGCGGTGCTGAGCTCGACCCCGCCCGGGACGGGGCCGCCATTGCAGAGATCTGTGCCCGCCTCGACGGAATCCCGCTGGGCATTGAACTGGCCGGTGCACGCACCCGCGTGATGTCACCCACCCAGTTCGCTGAGCGCTTGCGTCGGGGGGAGGCATCGGTGCTCGGAGCGCGTCGCGGCGGGGTGTCCGCGGCGGGCACGGCGGATCTGAAAAGGGTTGTCGAGGACGCGATCGCCCCTGTCCTCGGGACCCACGGTGAGGTCGTCCTCCAATTGCTCGCGAGCTGCAGCGGCGGCCTGTCCCTCGACCTTCTTGAACGACTCGCCGAGGGTCGCGACCTGCTGTTGGAGGAGTCGTTGAGCACGCTCCTGGACCGCGGACTCTGCCAGCACGATGATGACGGCAGGCTCCGACTCAGCGGTCCTGTCGCCGAGTTCGCACGGGGTCTTGGACATTCCCACGACGCAGATTCGGCACTCGCCGAGGCGACCGCCCAGCTGGCAGAAAGTCTTGTCGACCAATTGCAGTCGAGCTCGGCCGGGCTCGCTATCGAACGGCTGGAAGGCGACTCCGCCGCCCTCGATGTGGCGATGCAGCGCGCATTCGAGCTGGGTGACACCAAGACGGTTACTCGGTTGACCACTTCATTGCACCGGTACTGGTTGATGACCGGACGGCTGGTGCCGGCCTCACGTGCCCTGGCCCGCTGTGTCGAGCTGACCAGCGGTGCGAAGTCGGCGTGGTTTCAGTTGCTACAGGGGACATTTGCCGGCTACCGCCACCAGCCAGAGGCGTTCGAGTTACTCGCCGGTGCGCTGCAGACCGCGCAGGATCTCCGACTGCCACCTGACCGCGTGCACGTCAATGCGTGGTGCACTTACAGCGCGCTGGCAGCTGAAAGTGAGGCCATCGAGACTGCGCTGTGTGCCGCCGATCAGGCGCGGGAGTTGGCCGCGCTCAGCGGTTCGCCGGAACTGATCTCGCTGGCCAGGGACTTGGCTGCGTTCGTTCGTGGCAAGTCCGGCGACACGCAGGTTGCCCTTGACCTGCGCCTGGAGTGTCTGGCGGAGTTGCGTACAAGCGGGACCGCCTACGATCTGGCGGCGGTTCTGGTAAACGCCGCGGACGATCTTGCTCAGCTTGGCCGCCCCGCGGAGGGACTGGCGTTCGCCGATGAAGCTCTCGTCGTGATGCCACCCGGTGCGACGCGGCTCGCAACGGCAGGCCTGCTGGGTCGTGGCCAAGCGCAGGCGCTGCTGCGAGACACTGCCGCCGCTGAGGGCACCTGCCTGGCGATGCTGGCTGGCATCGACGATCCCAACCGGGATCCGGTCGCCCTCGCCGATGGCCTGACCATCCTGGCGGCTTGTTTGGCGATGCGCGGTGACGATCAGCGCGCTGCGCGAGCGTCCGCTGCCGCTACCACCTGGTACGCCGAGAACGATGTGAGCCCGGAACGGGTCGCCGCGCCGCTGCGGGCCGAACTGGCCTCCTGCGCGGAGCGCCTCGCAAGCTCGCATGCGACGTACGGCGCCCTGGGCGCTACTGACCCCGAGGCGACCGTTCGCCGACTACTGGGAACTATGTGA
- a CDS encoding Lrp/AsnC family transcriptional regulator: protein MAHALDETDLRILRLLFDDGRMSMRSLAETLHISRANAYARTERLRQEGVIRAFRADIDPVAASLGTSAYVTLNLNQPDWRRVRPRLERLPGVVHVALVGGEFDAVLLVRAKDNASLSHLVLNEIQSIPGVVSTRTLLIFDELDAGGALPVE from the coding sequence ATGGCCCACGCTCTGGATGAGACGGATCTGCGGATCCTGCGGCTGCTGTTCGACGACGGACGAATGTCGATGCGCTCGCTGGCGGAAACGCTGCACATCTCGCGGGCGAACGCCTACGCCCGCACGGAGCGGTTACGGCAGGAGGGAGTGATCCGAGCGTTCCGCGCCGACATCGATCCCGTCGCGGCCAGCCTGGGCACGTCGGCGTACGTGACGCTGAACCTCAACCAGCCGGACTGGCGCCGCGTGCGACCGCGGTTGGAGCGACTGCCGGGTGTCGTGCACGTGGCACTCGTTGGCGGCGAGTTCGACGCCGTCCTGCTGGTGCGCGCCAAGGACAATGCGAGCCTGAGTCACCTCGTGCTGAACGAGATTCAGAGCATCCCCGGGGTCGTCAGCACCCGGACGTTGCTGATCTTCGACGAACTCGACGCCGGCGGGGCGTTGCCTGTCGAGTGA
- the pdhA gene encoding pyruvate dehydrogenase (acetyl-transferring) E1 component subunit alpha, giving the protein MPYADEELLPSVDPVQYLDAAGRLTELGKREVPDDEVMQAGYAALVAARRLNDQAYALVRQGRLAVYPSSHGQEACQVAAAMALDDGDWLFPTYRDTAAVVARGVDPVEVFTLLKGDWHCGYDPRAHRVAPQTTPLATQLLHAVGVAHAARLRGEPTVAMALCGDGATSEGDFHEALNFAAVFHVPVVFFVQNNEYAISVPLARQTAAPSLAHKGIGYGVPGERVDGNDLAALLSVLRRAVAQARSGQGPQLIEAHTYRMQAHTNADDATRYRQDDEVAGWVERDPLRRVQTYLQDHRLLDESLAAEIAGDAEDLATRIREGLNADVQPDHRDLFDHVYARRTPQLAEQESVVADELARTVEVAR; this is encoded by the coding sequence ATGCCATATGCCGATGAAGAGCTCCTTCCCTCAGTGGACCCGGTGCAGTATCTCGACGCCGCCGGCCGGCTCACCGAGCTCGGCAAACGCGAGGTGCCGGACGATGAGGTGATGCAGGCGGGGTACGCCGCTCTGGTCGCCGCGCGCCGGTTGAACGATCAGGCGTACGCGCTGGTGCGGCAGGGGCGTTTGGCGGTCTACCCCTCCTCGCATGGGCAGGAAGCGTGCCAGGTCGCCGCGGCGATGGCTCTCGACGACGGGGACTGGCTGTTTCCGACGTACCGCGACACCGCTGCCGTGGTGGCTCGCGGCGTCGACCCCGTCGAGGTGTTCACCCTGCTCAAGGGTGACTGGCACTGCGGCTACGACCCGCGCGCGCACCGTGTGGCTCCCCAGACCACGCCGCTGGCCACCCAACTGCTGCACGCCGTCGGCGTCGCCCACGCCGCCCGCCTGCGCGGCGAGCCGACCGTGGCCATGGCACTGTGCGGAGACGGCGCCACCAGCGAGGGCGACTTCCACGAAGCGCTGAACTTCGCTGCGGTCTTCCACGTGCCCGTGGTGTTCTTCGTCCAGAACAACGAGTACGCGATCTCTGTGCCGCTGGCCCGTCAGACTGCTGCTCCCTCCCTGGCGCACAAGGGGATTGGGTACGGCGTGCCGGGGGAGCGCGTTGACGGCAACGATCTCGCCGCCCTGCTGAGCGTTCTTCGCCGTGCGGTCGCCCAGGCCCGGTCGGGGCAGGGGCCGCAGTTGATCGAAGCCCACACCTACCGGATGCAGGCACACACCAACGCCGACGACGCCACTCGTTACCGGCAGGACGATGAGGTGGCCGGATGGGTCGAGCGTGACCCGCTGCGTCGCGTGCAGACGTATCTGCAAGATCACCGGCTGCTGGACGAATCCCTGGCGGCCGAGATCGCGGGGGACGCCGAGGACCTGGCCACCCGGATCAGGGAGGGGCTCAACGCGGACGTCCAGCCCGATCATCGGGACCTCTTCGACCACGTCTACGCGCGCCGTACGCCGCAGTTGGCCGAACAGGAGTCCGTGGTGGCCGACGAACTCGCCCGGACTGTCGAGGTCGCCCGATGA
- a CDS encoding alpha-ketoacid dehydrogenase subunit beta, translated as MTATALEQLTMAGALNRALRDAMAQDDSVLVFGEDTGPLGGVFRITDGLTAEFGEQRCFDTPLAESGIMGFAIGLAMNGMRPVVEMQFDAFAYPAFEQVVSHVAKLRNRTRGALSVPMVIRIPYGGGIGGVEHHCDSSESYYAHTPGLQVVAPADVADAYFLLREAISSPDPVVFLEPKKLYWSKAEVDLGQPRPGIGTARVVRDGTDATLIAYGPSVTTALQAAEVAAGEGRSLQVVDVRSIVPFDDETVCAAVRRTGRAVVVAEAAGFASVSSEIVARVTERCFHHLAAPIRRVVGFDIPFPPPKLEHFQLPDVDRILDAVDQLQWEEQ; from the coding sequence ATGACCGCCACCGCCCTGGAGCAGCTGACCATGGCGGGAGCGCTCAACCGGGCGCTGCGGGACGCTATGGCGCAGGACGACTCGGTCCTGGTCTTCGGCGAGGACACCGGCCCGCTGGGCGGGGTCTTCCGGATCACCGACGGGTTGACCGCCGAGTTCGGTGAGCAACGGTGCTTCGACACCCCGCTCGCCGAGTCCGGGATCATGGGGTTCGCGATCGGCCTGGCCATGAACGGGATGCGACCCGTGGTCGAGATGCAGTTCGATGCGTTCGCCTACCCGGCGTTCGAGCAGGTTGTCAGTCACGTCGCCAAGCTGCGCAACCGGACCCGCGGCGCCCTGAGTGTGCCCATGGTGATCCGGATCCCGTACGGCGGGGGCATCGGTGGCGTCGAACATCACTGTGATTCCTCGGAGTCCTACTACGCGCACACCCCCGGGCTGCAGGTGGTGGCACCGGCGGATGTCGCCGACGCCTATTTCCTTCTGCGGGAGGCGATCTCCTCGCCCGACCCGGTGGTGTTCCTGGAGCCGAAGAAGCTCTATTGGAGCAAGGCGGAGGTCGATCTCGGGCAGCCGCGGCCGGGCATCGGGACTGCCCGGGTGGTCCGTGACGGCACGGACGCCACCCTGATCGCGTACGGACCGTCTGTGACGACGGCGCTGCAAGCGGCCGAGGTTGCCGCCGGGGAAGGCAGAAGCCTGCAGGTGGTCGACGTCCGCTCCATCGTCCCGTTCGATGACGAGACGGTGTGCGCCGCTGTACGGCGGACCGGGCGAGCCGTCGTGGTCGCCGAGGCGGCTGGGTTCGCCAGCGTCTCCTCCGAGATCGTCGCGCGGGTGACTGAGCGCTGCTTCCATCACCTCGCGGCGCCGATCCGGCGGGTCGTCGGGTTCGACATCCCGTTCCCACCACCCAAACTCGAGCATTTCCAGCTCCCGGACGTCGACCGGATCCTCGACGCGGTCGATCAACTCCAGTGGGAGGAGCAATGA
- a CDS encoding dihydrolipoamide acetyltransferase family protein, producing the protein MTTMDDTEQTFLLPDLGEGLTEAEIVRWLVQEGDDIVVDQPIAEVETAKSIVEVPSPYAGRIRTRHGREGETVQVGSPLLSVARGGGEPAEPPAAQAYREEEQAGSGNVLIGYGTSGHATTGRRRRARPPAKDDSGIEVAAESRAAPRVVSPLVRRLAAENDVDLTAVPGSGPRGLITKADIVRFLETAESAPAAQPALSADPGATRIPLSGFRKAVSEALTRSRSEIPEATVWVDVDATALWQLRESTKQANPDSPGLLAYLARFTVAALKQYPVLNARVDTVREEIVQLDRINLGIAVQGERGLVVPAVLGADGLTTTQLDEQIRSVTADARVGRCSHEVLTAGTFTLNNYGSFRVDGSAAIINHPQVAILGFGRILERPWVVDGSIVPRRITQLSFAFDHRVCDGGTAAGFMRCVADAIEDPLAAIAGL; encoded by the coding sequence ATGACAACGATGGATGACACCGAACAAACCTTCCTGCTTCCGGACCTCGGCGAGGGTTTGACCGAGGCCGAGATCGTGCGCTGGCTGGTGCAGGAGGGTGACGACATCGTCGTCGATCAGCCGATCGCCGAGGTCGAGACCGCGAAGTCGATCGTCGAGGTGCCGTCGCCGTACGCCGGGCGGATCCGGACCCGGCACGGACGCGAGGGCGAGACCGTCCAGGTCGGCAGTCCGCTGCTGAGTGTGGCCCGTGGCGGGGGTGAGCCGGCCGAACCACCTGCCGCGCAGGCGTACCGCGAGGAGGAGCAGGCGGGCTCGGGCAACGTTCTGATCGGGTACGGGACTTCGGGTCATGCGACAACCGGCCGCCGGCGCCGGGCCCGGCCGCCCGCCAAGGACGACAGCGGCATCGAGGTCGCGGCGGAATCGCGCGCCGCGCCGCGGGTGGTCTCCCCGTTAGTACGTCGATTGGCCGCGGAGAACGACGTGGACCTGACCGCGGTGCCCGGCAGCGGTCCACGCGGACTGATCACCAAAGCCGACATCGTGCGCTTCCTCGAGACGGCAGAGTCCGCCCCGGCTGCGCAGCCGGCATTGTCTGCAGACCCGGGAGCAACCCGAATCCCGTTGTCCGGCTTCAGGAAAGCTGTGTCCGAAGCACTGACGCGCAGCCGATCGGAGATCCCCGAGGCGACCGTGTGGGTGGATGTCGACGCCACCGCGTTGTGGCAGTTGCGGGAATCGACCAAGCAGGCCAATCCCGACTCTCCCGGGCTGTTGGCCTATCTGGCGCGATTCACGGTCGCGGCACTGAAGCAGTATCCGGTGTTGAACGCGCGTGTCGACACCGTCCGCGAGGAGATCGTGCAACTGGACCGGATCAACCTGGGCATCGCCGTCCAGGGTGAGCGAGGTCTGGTCGTGCCCGCGGTACTGGGAGCGGACGGCCTCACCACGACACAACTGGACGAACAGATCCGCTCGGTCACCGCGGACGCTCGCGTGGGGCGTTGTAGTCACGAGGTCCTGACGGCCGGCACCTTCACCCTGAATAACTACGGCAGCTTCCGCGTGGACGGCAGCGCCGCGATCATCAACCACCCACAGGTGGCGATCCTCGGCTTCGGCAGGATCCTGGAACGGCCCTGGGTGGTCGACGGCAGCATCGTGCCGCGGCGCATCACCCAGTTGTCGTTCGCCTTCGACCACCGGGTGTGCGACGGGGGGACGGCGGCCGGGTTCATGCGCTGCGTGGCCGATGCGATCGAGGATCCCCTGGCAGCGATCGCGGGACTCTGA